The DNA segment CAGAGTTGCACTCTGCCGTAGCGCAGAATTGTATTCTGCGGGGCGTCTCCCAGTCCGAGCACGCTGGGACTTGCCGGCGCCCTGCCGATTGAAAATCGGCGATACCGCAGATTGAAAATCTGTATAGCTACGGTTCTCCGGTCTACGAGCTTTGTCGTCCATCCCGCGGACCAAGCAGTAAGCGCTCGGCGGCAAGAATCTGTTCTCCTTACCTCAATCGCTATTATCGCGGCGCGGAAGTCCGGTCCACGATCCATCGGTAGTCCACGTCCGTCCGGGAGACGGCGGTGCGGGAGAAGTCAACCAGCTTGATCGGAAACCGCGTGACGCTGCTCTTCCATTTGTGAATTTCGGAATGGCCGTCCGCGAACGCGAAGCCGCACGCGTTGTTGTGGTAATTGCCCGGCAGGTCGATCCACTCGGAACTGTTCTGCGCGTTGAAAAATGCGCCGTCGTTGATGCTGTCCGGATGCTCGTCCACGAACACCCAGAGATTGGCCGGCGCCGGGTTAATGACGTCGGAAGTCTTGACGAAAACCTTCTCGCAATTGAGCAGGCCGTCGGTCGCGACCTTGTTGCCAAACCCCACCGCGCCGTTCATGGAGACGCTGCGGACGCGTTCCCTGAAGCCGCGCTGGCGTTGCGTCGGGTGAACGAAATTGTCAGCGGGACACTTGTAAATCTTGGCCGAGCGCGCGGAGTAATTCGCCAGAACGGCGTAGTCCGGGTCGGCCACGAAGAGCGTGTTCGTGTTGTGCGCGCTGAGGCCCCAATCCAGTCAACCCATGACCCACGGATAGTACCCGGCGCTCTGGCTGATCTTGCGACCCGATTCTGCTTCGCCGCCATGGGTATTCATCGGGTAATGCTCGTTGTTTTCCGTCGTGTAAAGTTGCACGGCAAGCATGAGCTGTTTGGTGTTGCTCATGCAGGAGATGCCTTGCGCCTTGGTTTTCGCCTTGGCCAGCGCGGGCAGCAGCATGCCGGCGAGGATCGCGATGATGGCGATCACGACGAGGAGTTCGAGGAGAGTGAAGCCACCCGTGAGGCGGGCGCGGACGCGGAATCAACTCAACGTCAAATAGCGGCCGCCAGGATTTCCCGAAGTTCAGCCACGTGAAGCACGATGGGATTGTTCTTCGTGCTGCTGGCTTTGGCGGTCTTCTCGGTCAATTCGGGGAAATGCTCCGGCGCGATTCCGTAGGCGCGCAGCGAAGGTATCTGGAGCGCCGAGCAGAGCGCCCGAATCCAATCGACCCCGTCGGCTGGTTCAGCCGCCGGATTCCCCGTCAACAGCCTGGCGACTTCGCCAAAACGCCGAAGCGAGGGACTCTGCGGATCGCGCTCGCGCAAAGCCCGCACGTTCATCTCCATGACGCGCGGCAACAGCGCGGCGCAAACGGCCCCGTGTGGCGCGGGAAACATGCCTCCAATCGCCGCCGCAAAACCATGAACCGCACCCAGGCCCGCATTGGCCAAAGCCAGCCCGCTCAACAGGCTGGCGAGCGACATCTCCTCTCTCGCGCGTGCATCGCGCCCGTTGTCAAAGACGCGGCGCAACGAACCGGCGCAACGCCGCAAGCCTTCGACACAGAAACCATCGGTGATAGGGTTGGCCCGGTGCGAAACGTACGGCTCGATCAACTGCGTGAGGGCGTCCAGACCAGTGCTGGCGGTCAACGCCGGCGGGAGATCATGCGTGAGTTCGGGATCCACGAGGGCCACTCGCGCGACCAACCCTGGGCTGCGCAAGCTCGCTTTCATGCGGTGCTCCGGCGAAGCCAGCACGGCGTTGCGCGTCACCTCGGCGCCCGTGCCCGCGGTCGTCGGCACCGCGATCCAGGGAAGGGCAGGTTGATTCAAGCTCTTGCCTTGGCCGACGACCTCCAGGTAATCGGTCACTTCGCCGCCATGGCTCGCGATGGCCGCGATCGCCTTGGCGGCATCCAGCACGCTCCCGCCGCCGACGGCGATCACGACGTCGCACTGTGCGGCCTTCGCCATCTGGGTGCCGGCGGAAACCAGGTTCGTTGTCGGCTCGTGCGGGACATGGAAGGCGGCGCAATCGATCCGGCTTGATTCCAAGGCCTCGATGAATCGGTGAGAACGCTCCAACGAGCGGCCGACCACCACGAGCGCGCGCCGGCCCAGGTTCTTCGCGAGCGATCCGACATCCCGGGAAGCTCCCGGACCAAAAATAATCCGCGCCGCCGTGCCGAATTCAAATTGCATCTGAGATTGATCTGCTTACCAGGCGCTGTCATCCGGAAAGACGTTGATGAATTTCACGCTGGTTCTTGGTTCAGCCATCATCGGCGCGACGGTATCGCGCCATTTCGCGTAATGCGCCGTCTCCTTGTGTTTCGCCGGCGCGTCATCGGTTCGATAAACCTCGACCAGAACGAAACGCGCCGGGTCATCCTGCCGTTGGATCACGTCGAAGCGCGCGATGCCGGGTTCCTGGACGCTGTGGCGCGCGTTCTCCAGCGTCGCCGCTTTGAAGGCCGCGACCTGATCGGGTTTCACGCGCACATCGACATGGACGATCAACATGGTTTCCTTTCTGGGCTGCTGACAAAGTAGCGCAGATTTTCAATCTGCCGTATCGCCGAATTGCATCGGCAGGGCGTCGGCGGATCCAAGCGCACCAACGCGCCGAAACCCTGCGGATTCCAAATCCGCGATACAGCAGAATTCAATTCTGCGCTACTTTGTCAATGGGCCCTGCGGATCAAGCTGGCTCTCGGACG comes from the Verrucomicrobiota bacterium genome and includes:
- a CDS encoding antibiotic biosynthesis monooxygenase, giving the protein MLIVHVDVRVKPDQVAAFKAATLENARHSVQEPGIARFDVIQRQDDPARFVLVEVYRTDDAPAKHKETAHYAKWRDTVAPMMAEPRTSVKFINVFPDDSAW
- a CDS encoding type II secretion system protein; the protein is MIAIIAILAGMLLPALAKAKTKAQGISCMSNTKQLMLAVQLYTTENNEHYPMNTHGGEAESGRKISQSAGYYPWVMG
- a CDS encoding iron-containing alcohol dehydrogenase encodes the protein MQFEFGTAARIIFGPGASRDVGSLAKNLGRRALVVVGRSLERSHRFIEALESSRIDCAAFHVPHEPTTNLVSAGTQMAKAAQCDVVIAVGGGSVLDAAKAIAAIASHGGEVTDYLEVVGQGKSLNQPALPWIAVPTTAGTGAEVTRNAVLASPEHRMKASLRSPGLVARVALVDPELTHDLPPALTASTGLDALTQLIEPYVSHRANPITDGFCVEGLRRCAGSLRRVFDNGRDARAREEMSLASLLSGLALANAGLGAVHGFAAAIGGMFPAPHGAVCAALLPRVMEMNVRALRERDPQSPSLRRFGEVARLLTGNPAAEPADGVDWIRALCSALQIPSLRAYGIAPEHFPELTEKTAKASSTKNNPIVLHVAELREILAAAI